Proteins encoded by one window of Candidatus Rokuibacteriota bacterium:
- a CDS encoding NAD(P)/FAD-dependent oxidoreductase: RLAALNALRGDVEAADYAVVPQTIFTTPEVGRVGLTHAEARRRGVNCHVATHDLRGASNGRATGEDAGYLKLVFDGATETVLGVQMVSYAAAVCVFCPKR; encoded by the coding sequence AGGCTGGCGGCGTTGAACGCGCTCCGGGGCGACGTGGAGGCGGCGGACTACGCGGTGGTGCCGCAGACGATCTTCACCACGCCCGAGGTGGGGCGTGTCGGCCTCACGCACGCCGAGGCGCGGCGGCGGGGGGTGAACTGCCACGTCGCGACCCACGACCTGCGCGGCGCCTCCAACGGGCGCGCCACGGGCGAGGACGCCGGGTACCTCAAGCTGGTCTTCGACGGGGCCACCGAGACGGTCCTCGGCGTGCAGATGGTCTCCTACGCCGCCGCCGTCTGCGTTTTCTGCCCGAAGCGTTGA